Proteins encoded within one genomic window of Paraglaciecola psychrophila 170:
- a CDS encoding agmatine deiminase family protein produces the protein MTDNYQLLPEWTQQEAVMLVWPDKNTDWQPWLDDVQNVYLTIIESLNQANTHVVLLARNDEIKNCLSKLQKSSNVLLVSADYNDTWIRDYGFLSCANKYGLRPIEFVFNGWGQKFDATKDNKINQDVLSQLCQQPIKSIDLVVEGGALEIDQFGTLLSTELCITNPKRNGDKPKTSYQKDFERTLGAKHSIILQNGHLEGDDTDGHIDTLVRFTPDNGLVIQSAFNRPDDSHFEGLAALVKECQQILPTHQVYELPLPHIVNAQGERLPASYANFLISNQHILCPVYQQKEDTLALQVMQNAYPKFTIVPINCLPLVQQFGSLHCISMQIPCGILKPEVLNLFANGVCVYE, from the coding sequence ATGACTGACAACTACCAACTGTTACCCGAATGGACACAACAAGAAGCCGTGATGCTTGTATGGCCGGATAAAAATACCGATTGGCAGCCTTGGCTCGACGACGTACAAAACGTTTATCTAACAATTATTGAATCACTCAACCAAGCGAATACTCATGTGGTGTTATTAGCGCGCAATGACGAGATTAAAAATTGTTTGAGTAAATTACAAAAATCCAGCAACGTATTGCTCGTAAGTGCTGATTACAATGATACTTGGATAAGAGACTATGGATTTTTAAGCTGTGCAAATAAGTATGGGTTGCGGCCTATCGAGTTCGTATTTAATGGATGGGGGCAAAAGTTTGATGCCACTAAAGACAACAAAATAAATCAGGATGTACTGAGTCAACTTTGTCAGCAGCCAATCAAATCAATTGATTTAGTAGTTGAAGGTGGCGCCTTGGAAATTGATCAATTTGGCACACTATTATCTACAGAACTTTGTATCACCAATCCTAAACGTAATGGCGATAAACCTAAGACTTCTTACCAGAAGGATTTTGAAAGAACCTTAGGTGCTAAACACAGTATAATTTTACAAAACGGGCATTTGGAGGGTGATGATACAGATGGGCATATTGATACCCTAGTTCGCTTTACTCCAGATAACGGTTTGGTTATCCAGAGCGCATTTAATCGCCCAGACGACAGTCATTTTGAAGGCTTGGCCGCCTTAGTTAAAGAATGTCAGCAAATTCTGCCCACACACCAAGTTTATGAATTGCCACTGCCGCACATTGTGAATGCTCAGGGCGAAAGGCTTCCCGCTTCATATGCCAACTTCTTAATTTCCAACCAACATATTTTATGCCCAGTTTATCAACAAAAAGAAGATACCTTGGCTCTGCAAGTTATGCAAAACGCCTATCCCAAATTTACTATTGTACCTATAAATTGTCTGCCTTTAGTTCAGCAATTTGGTAGTTTGCATTGTATTAGTATGCAAATACCCTGTGGCATACTTAAACCCGAAGTGTTGAATTTGTTTGCCAATGGAGTTTGTGTCTATGAATAA
- a CDS encoding reprolysin-like metallopeptidase, whose protein sequence is MQSLVTQFMRAISRIFILLFALSFINFAVQAKTLWQEGSSQAKSEQVRTLRAMAEDARFIQINQALLNKIFSNLGLPTEITLPLPNGLNIPVKLNPSPILSEDLSEQYPHFMTYQAEQVDQPNNIGRFSISHLGLFGFFRYNNQWVLLSPRYQGEALEYASYWYKDAPTEFETVSLTADFLLADIQPEIPTLAQKSVTSGDTVRTYKLAISTTGEYAQKLGGTTENVLAELMNLVNRINQVLLIDLALQFELIDNQDIIFFDATSDPYTNSDTATDIEENQSVVDQAIGSQNYDIGHLLGTNGGGLAYVGVVCNNQFKAQGYSGLSNPQGERFYIDLVTHELGHQLGAGHSFNATNSDSCAEGQRNNSTAYEPGSGSTIMSYAGICGSQNLQNDSDPYFHSISIQNIRDYVDGFSGQRCGVEDAIDNAIPQIQLIQNVYTIPSDTPFVLRAAATDADNDLLTYTWEQFDNGGTLGATNNLTEMNNDNGNNPLFRSYSPIEISQRYFPQLIDVLTGQTRLGETYATTDRDLRFRLTARDNNGGVNQQDLVITVTTANQTFNIDTPTQWQGLSEQTVTWDIGDTLKAPINCANVDILLIADTINPIETKVLMGTPNDGQQNITVPNVTSVNARLVLKCSDNIFYALSPAAFSIMAAEPVAPRIDSQMKISLSEDSTTQIEFTDLNVSDLDSAYPEDFTLSLQNGANYIINQRTLTPNTDFNGMLSVPVVVNDGLVNSNVFSLQVQVTAVNDAPVANNDSISVEQNSVSVVIDVLINDNDIDSDVLSIDSFSYSGQGQVAISNQQLRYTPASDFSGMESIFYVVSDGTLTDDGTLSIQVNSVTAASNDSGGGSMMLLSLLSFLCFSVKLVNHSLCKGNYE, encoded by the coding sequence CGAAGATGCAAGATTCATACAAATAAACCAAGCTTTGTTAAACAAAATATTTTCTAATCTAGGCTTACCAACTGAAATCACTTTACCTCTGCCCAACGGCTTAAATATACCGGTCAAACTTAATCCCTCGCCCATTTTAAGCGAAGATTTATCCGAACAATATCCCCACTTTATGACTTATCAGGCTGAGCAAGTTGACCAACCAAATAACATCGGCCGATTTAGTATTTCCCACCTAGGCTTATTTGGTTTTTTTCGATACAACAACCAATGGGTGTTGTTGTCGCCTCGGTATCAAGGTGAAGCATTAGAATATGCTAGTTATTGGTACAAAGATGCACCCACTGAGTTTGAAACTGTCTCACTCACAGCTGATTTTTTGCTGGCAGATATACAACCAGAAATACCTACATTGGCTCAAAAATCAGTCACTTCTGGCGACACTGTCCGTACCTATAAGCTGGCTATTAGCACCACAGGGGAGTACGCCCAAAAATTGGGCGGAACGACCGAAAATGTATTGGCAGAATTGATGAATTTGGTGAACCGCATCAATCAGGTATTGTTAATCGACTTGGCCTTACAATTTGAATTGATTGATAATCAAGATATCATTTTCTTTGATGCCACTAGCGATCCATATACCAATTCAGATACCGCTACTGATATCGAGGAAAACCAAAGTGTCGTCGACCAAGCCATTGGTAGTCAAAATTATGATATTGGACACCTACTTGGTACCAATGGAGGCGGGTTAGCGTACGTAGGTGTGGTGTGTAACAACCAGTTTAAAGCCCAAGGTTACTCAGGTTTAAGTAACCCTCAAGGTGAACGCTTTTACATTGACTTAGTCACCCATGAATTAGGTCATCAATTGGGTGCAGGTCATAGTTTTAACGCTACCAACTCTGATAGTTGTGCTGAAGGTCAACGCAACAACAGCACGGCTTACGAGCCTGGCAGTGGCTCCACCATTATGTCTTATGCGGGCATTTGTGGATCACAAAACTTGCAAAATGACAGCGACCCTTATTTTCATTCAATCTCGATTCAGAATATTCGTGATTATGTCGATGGTTTCTCTGGACAACGTTGTGGAGTTGAAGATGCAATTGATAACGCAATCCCGCAGATTCAGTTGATACAAAATGTTTATACCATTCCGTCTGACACACCTTTTGTACTAAGGGCCGCTGCCACAGATGCAGACAACGACTTGCTCACTTACACTTGGGAGCAGTTTGATAATGGCGGTACGTTAGGTGCAACAAATAATCTTACTGAAATGAATAACGATAACGGCAACAATCCCCTGTTTCGTTCTTATAGCCCAATAGAAATATCACAACGTTACTTTCCTCAGCTTATTGACGTGCTTACTGGTCAAACGCGTCTTGGTGAAACGTATGCCACTACCGACAGGGATTTGCGTTTTAGATTAACGGCCAGAGATAACAATGGCGGGGTGAACCAGCAAGACTTAGTGATTACTGTGACTACCGCTAACCAAACGTTCAATATTGATACACCGACACAATGGCAAGGTTTATCCGAACAAACAGTGACGTGGGATATCGGCGATACCCTAAAGGCACCCATCAATTGTGCCAATGTCGATATTCTGCTCATCGCTGACACAATTAACCCGATTGAAACCAAAGTATTAATGGGAACACCCAATGATGGGCAACAAAACATCACAGTGCCCAATGTCACCAGTGTTAACGCACGACTCGTCTTAAAATGTAGCGACAATATTTTTTATGCCCTCAGCCCCGCAGCATTCTCGATTATGGCTGCTGAGCCAGTGGCGCCTAGAATCGATAGTCAGATGAAAATTAGCCTTAGCGAAGACTCAACAACACAAATTGAATTTACTGATCTAAATGTATCTGATCTAGACTCTGCTTATCCAGAAGACTTCACCCTGAGTTTACAAAACGGGGCCAACTACATTATCAATCAACGCACACTGACACCAAATACGGACTTCAACGGTATGCTGAGCGTGCCAGTTGTTGTTAATGATGGCTTAGTAAATAGTAATGTGTTTTCACTACAGGTACAGGTGACAGCTGTCAATGATGCGCCAGTAGCAAATAACGACAGTATTTCTGTCGAACAAAACAGTGTATCTGTGGTGATTGACGTATTAATCAACGACAACGACATAGATAGCGATGTGTTGAGTATCGACTCGTTTAGCTACAGTGGTCAAGGCCAAGTGGCCATATCCAATCAACAACTTAGATATACTCCAGCATCGGATTTTTCCGGTATGGAGTCCATATTCTATGTGGTGTCAGACGGCACACTAACGGACGATGGGACACTGAGCATTCAGGTTAATTCAGTAACGGCCGCTTCTAACGATTCAGGTGGAGGCAGTATGATGCTGCTAAGTCTTTTGTCTTTTCTTTGTTTTTCAGTAAAGTTAGTTAATCACTCACTTTGTAAGGGCAATTATGAATAA
- a CDS encoding DUF3718 domain-containing protein, with protein sequence MKKLIALSAISIAFFALNASAKLGSQVNVQYAGDLGYKNFCEAVVKDDVNMLKRSVRNKVGLVASNSQAVLKKLIASDGMECNGIDLVSFSEQRKASRVYQYLSNAK encoded by the coding sequence ATGAAGAAACTAATCGCGCTATCTGCAATATCGATTGCTTTTTTTGCACTTAATGCCAGCGCAAAGTTGGGTTCACAGGTTAATGTGCAATATGCCGGTGACTTAGGGTATAAAAATTTTTGTGAAGCTGTGGTCAAAGATGATGTCAACATGCTCAAGCGCAGTGTCAGGAATAAAGTAGGTCTAGTCGCGAGCAACTCTCAAGCTGTGCTGAAAAAGTTAATCGCATCTGATGGAATGGAATGTAATGGGATTGATCTAGTGTCATTTTCAGAGCAACGCAAAGCTTCACGAGTATATCAATATCTTTCCAATGCAAAGTAA